From Desulfomonilia bacterium, the proteins below share one genomic window:
- a CDS encoding CBS domain-containing protein, whose protein sequence is MRVNDWMIKNVVTIGSDSSVLQALSLMKKKSVRHLPVVDAGKFVGLITSTDAKQAILTGMLETLRVGDIMMKNPVTVTRETTLEEASRIIYEQKVSSLPVVEKGKILGILTIIDILKAFIDLMGVLKSGSRIDVILKQVNGSFDEVVSIIEAKGGYIISVGMSLNEDDTIHHFRVSGGNIKDIAEELHLLGYRGVKVTG, encoded by the coding sequence ATGAGAGTTAATGACTGGATGATCAAGAACGTGGTCACGATAGGCTCTGATTCGAGCGTGCTCCAGGCCCTGTCCCTTATGAAGAAAAAGTCAGTAAGACACCTTCCGGTTGTCGATGCAGGCAAATTTGTCGGCCTTATCACTTCGACTGATGCGAAACAGGCAATTCTTACCGGAATGCTTGAGACATTGCGCGTCGGTGATATTATGATGAAGAACCCGGTCACAGTCACACGGGAAACGACGCTCGAAGAAGCATCACGCATTATTTACGAACAGAAGGTCAGTTCTCTCCCCGTCGTCGAAAAAGGCAAGATTTTAGGTATCCTTACGATAATTGACATTCTCAAGGCCTTCATTGATCTTATGGGTGTTCTCAAGAGCGGGTCCAGAATAGATGTCATTCTCAAACAGGTAAACGGGTCTTTTGACGAGGTTGTTTCCATAATCGAGGCTAAAGGCGGTTATATAATAAGTGTCGGCATGTCCTTGAATGAAGACGACACGATCCATCACTTCAGGGTCTCGGGCGGCAATATAAAAGATATTGCCGAAGAGCTCCATCTGCTTGGCTACCGCGGTGTCAA